A segment of the Catenuloplanes nepalensis genome:
CAGGCGAAGACCGAGTCGAGCGCGCGCGCCACCACCAGCGCCACGCCGGCCGCGGTCAGGCAGACCACGATCGCCTGGGTGCCGGCCGGCTTGCGGGTCAGCACGATCAGCGTGGCCAGCGCCACCACGCCGAGCACGATCAGCAGCGTGGAGAAGAAGGACTCGCGCACCCGGGCCCGGTCCTGTGCGCGGAACAGCTGGCCGACCACGCCGGCCGCCAGTCCGCCGAACGCGACCCAGGCCAGCGGGCCGAGCCCGGCGATCGTGGGCAGCACGGCGGCGGCGTCCGCGGCCAGCGCGGCGCCCACCGCCACGGTCGCGACCAGCGGCAGCGCGGGCGGCCGGGTCGCCATGGTCCAGGCGAGGATGAAGAGCAGTTGCACACCGAAGACCACGGTCGCGTACGGCAGGCGCGCGTTGCCCGGCCCCGAGGTCTGCGCACCGAAGATCAGGCCGATCGCCAGCAGCGCCGCGAAGCCGGCGATGGCCAGGGAGAGCAGCCGGCGCACCTCGACCGGCTCCATCGGCTCGTCGTCCTCCTCCGCCTCCGCGGCGCGGAGCGCGTCGCCGACCAGGCTCGGCGCCTTGGGGAAGAAGCCGGCGTCCTTGGACGGGCCCGCGGGTCGGTCGTCATCAGTTGCGGAGGGGAACACGACTGCGATGGTGCCAGACGCGGGACAGTGATGCGCGCTCGTGTTCAGCCGGTGTCAATACCGCGTCCGCTTGCTCACTCCTTGAACTCGCAGGAGCGCTTTTGTTTAACGGTCGGCTAAGGTAAGGCCTTACCGCCCGTCAGCGATGCCGGGACCAACACGTTGGTTGATGACCAGCGTTGGTTGGTGACCAGCGTTGGTTCGTGACCAGCGTTGGTTGGTGATCAATGTTGGTTGGTGACCAGCGTTGGTTGGTGATCAATGTTGGTTGGTGACCAGCGTTGGTTGGTGATCAGCCAGCTCGCCGGTTAGCCGGCCTGCGGCTTGAGCTGTTACCGGTCACCTGCGCGGCCCGCGCGCCGCCGGGACGGAGGTCTGTGTGGAAATTCTGCTGCTGGTGACGGCACGCGCCGGCGAGCCGTCGGTCGTGCTCCCGGCCCTCGATCTTCTCCCCCACTCGGTGCGAACCGCTCCCCGCGACGTGCGCACCCTCGTCTCCGGCCCGAGCCCGGACGCCGTTCTCGTCGACGCCCGTTCCGAGCTGGCCGAGGCCCGCGCGACCTGCCGCATGCTGCACGCCACCGGGCTGGGCGTCCCGCTCGTCGCGGTCGTGACCGAGGCCGGCCTGATCGCGCTGAACGCGGACTGGGGCGTGGACGATGTCATCCTGGCCAGCGCGGGCCCCGCGGAGGTCGAGGCGCGGCTGCGGCTCGCGGTCGGCCGGCTCACCAACGCGACCGCCGGTGCCGGCGGCCTGATCCGGGCCGGCGAGCTGTCGATCGACCCGGACACCTACGCGGCGAAGCTCAAGGGCCGCCCGCTCGACCTGACGTACAAGGAGTTCGAGCTGCTGAAGTTCCTCGCCCAGCACCCCGGCCGGGTCTTCACCCGCGACCAGCTGCTGCGCGAGGTCTGGGGCTACGACTACTTCGGCGGCACCCGCACGGTGGACGTGCACGTGCGGCGGCTGCGCGCGAAGCTCGGCTCGGAGTACGAGTCGATGATCGGCACGGTCCGCCAGGTGGGCTACAAGTTCGTGGTCCCGCCGAACCGGCCGCTGCCGGATTCGGAGCTCGCCCCGATCCCGGTCGGGTAACGAAACCGCACGGAATTCTCAACGGCCCGGCGGCCGCGGTGATCTACATCGCGCCCGCCGGGCCGCTTGCTGTGCGTCTCTGACCTGCAATTTTGATAACGGGAACGTCACGGCAACGACTCGCCGGGATCTCGCCTGAGATGATTTATACGGTATTTCGGGCACGAGACGCTCAGTTCACGGAGCGGACAACTGTAGATAAGCCATACGCCACTTACAGGGGCGTACGTGTTAATTCCCTGTTCACTTACACCGGGCGTAACGGCTACCTGACGCTCCTAGCTTGCAAATCAGCCGGTGCGATTCCGGCGGCCGGGACGCCCAACCCGGCGAACCGTCCATTGAAGGGAATTCCCAAGGTGAAGCTCCACCGGCACGGCGCTCTCGCGTGCCTCGCCCTGACCACGACGCTCGCGCTGAGCGCCTGCGGATCGGACAACACGGAGACCGAGACGGCCGCTCCCGGCGCGTCGGCCCCGGCCGCCGCCAACTGCGCGACCGGCACGCTGAACGCTCAGGGTTCGTCCGCGCAGAAGAACGCGGTCGCTGAGTGGATCAAGGCCTACCAGACCGCGTGCGCCGGCTCGACCATCAACTACGAGGGTTCCGGCTCCGGCGCCGGCATCAACGCTTTCATCGACGGCACCGCTGACTTCGCGGGCTCGGACTCGGCGCTGAAGGAAGACCAGCAGCCGAAGGCCGACCAGCGCTGCGCGGGCAACCCGGCGATCCACCTCCCGGCGGTCATCGGCCCGATCGCGGTCGTCTTCAACGTCGACGGCGTCGAGAAGCTCAACCTGACGCCGGCCACGCTCGCGAAGATCTTCGCGGGCAAGGTCACCAAGTGGAACGCGCCGGAGATCGCCGCGGACAACTCCGGCGTCACCCTGCCGGACGTCACGATCAACCCGGTCCACCGCTCGGACGAGTCGGGCACCACGGAGAACTTCACCAAGTACCTGGCGAAGGTCGCCGAGGCCGACTGGACCTACGAGGCCGCCAAGTCCTGGCCGTCCGACATCAAGGGCGGCACGGGCCAGAAGGGCTCGGACGGCATCGCCTCCGCCGTCGCCGGCTCCGCCGGTGCCATCGGCTACGTCGAGATGTCCTTCGCGGAGAACTCCGACCTCACCACCGCCGCCATCCAGAACGGTGCGGGCGAGTTCACCACGCTGACCGCCGAGGCGGCCGGCAAGACCATCGAGGGCGCCGAGGTCACCGGTACCGGTAACGACCTCAAGATGTCCGTCGACTACGCCACCAAGACCGCGGGTGCCTACCCGATCGTCCTGGTGACCTACGAGATCGCCTGCTCGGCCGGCAACGCCGCTGACAAGCTCCCGCTGATCAAGGGCTTCCTCGGCTACGCGGCCAGCACCGAGGGTCAGGCCGCGCTGCTCGAGCTGGGCTACGCCCCGCTGCCCGAGTCGGTGCGCGCCAAGGTCGAGACCGCCGTCGCGGCCATCGCCTGACGGTAGACAACCCCCCGATACGAATGCCTAAGACGGAGCGCGCTGATGGGTGACACCCCTCCCCGCTCGGTCGACGCCAGTGCCGGCGGTCCAGGTGGAAACACCAGGGCCGCCGGCCTCGCGGCGTCTACCGATGGCCTCATCGACAACAACTCGAACAACGGCCGGGGCACCCCATTCGGGGGGAACGGCGGCACGTCGCTGCCGCGCGCCAAGGCCTTCGGCACCGAGCCGGTCTTCCGCGGCCTGACCCTCGCCGCCGGCACCACGGTGCTGATCATCATCGTCGCCATCGCGGTCTTCCTGATCACCGAGGCGATCCCGGCGCTGCAGGCCAACGAGGAGAACTTCTTCACCTACAACAACTGGGCGGCCACCGGCACGCCGCCGCGGTTCGGCATCGCCGCGATCGTCTTCGGCACCGTGGTCT
Coding sequences within it:
- a CDS encoding winged helix-turn-helix transcriptional regulator, producing the protein MEILLLVTARAGEPSVVLPALDLLPHSVRTAPRDVRTLVSGPSPDAVLVDARSELAEARATCRMLHATGLGVPLVAVVTEAGLIALNADWGVDDVILASAGPAEVEARLRLAVGRLTNATAGAGGLIRAGELSIDPDTYAAKLKGRPLDLTYKEFELLKFLAQHPGRVFTRDQLLREVWGYDYFGGTRTVDVHVRRLRAKLGSEYESMIGTVRQVGYKFVVPPNRPLPDSELAPIPVG
- the pstS gene encoding phosphate ABC transporter substrate-binding protein PstS, encoding MKLHRHGALACLALTTTLALSACGSDNTETETAAPGASAPAAANCATGTLNAQGSSAQKNAVAEWIKAYQTACAGSTINYEGSGSGAGINAFIDGTADFAGSDSALKEDQQPKADQRCAGNPAIHLPAVIGPIAVVFNVDGVEKLNLTPATLAKIFAGKVTKWNAPEIAADNSGVTLPDVTINPVHRSDESGTTENFTKYLAKVAEADWTYEAAKSWPSDIKGGTGQKGSDGIASAVAGSAGAIGYVEMSFAENSDLTTAAIQNGAGEFTTLTAEAAGKTIEGAEVTGTGNDLKMSVDYATKTAGAYPIVLVTYEIACSAGNAADKLPLIKGFLGYAASTEGQAALLELGYAPLPESVRAKVETAVAAIA